The Dunckerocampus dactyliophorus isolate RoL2022-P2 chromosome 1, RoL_Ddac_1.1, whole genome shotgun sequence genome has a segment encoding these proteins:
- the nfe2 gene encoding transcription factor NF-E2 45 kDa subunit has translation MCSTANYVLQPRRSCEVSGRLCGGVSSNFHGGRSHGTQDPDMDMAWQELMAISELQGLEESPGESSYEATQYQSIETMVPIAAYGTGAAHSEPAPSAYENTAHTYDGGYSEEACHRTQALCAHPGHALNQSLPTISSQPHHLLAALPEHMSLSGTSQGHRRPNSSLPHVPGGRCMMWTVHGNSSHACSADDLESDSGLSLGSSPPLASPENPPAGVPGYRSVDMAISRAEPECTAGHNKGAHINYLTDYHSLSDSYLHLGEQPYFTAQQHLSHSQPNALILQTVKHESLGDLYNSVPPSSGRWQHNVHTKPPGSLQTPPASRDERRAMALKIPFPIEKIINLPVEDFNELLTQCTLTDAQLALIKDIRRRGKNKVAAQNCRKRKLDSINHLEQELGQLQAQRENLVQEKLEFQHSLAYIKHHLTDLYAEVFSHLRDETGKPYSIDEYYLQQTPDGKIYLVPQTVQKREQC, from the exons ATGTGTTCAACAGCCAACTACGTCCTCCAACCAAGGAGAAGTTGTGAG GTATCTGGCAGGTTGTGTGGTGGAGTGTCCTCTAATTTTCACGGAGGTAGATCTCATGGCACACAGGACCCAGACATGGACATGGCCTGGCAGGAACTAATGGCCATATCTGAGCTGCAG GGGTTAGAGGAATCTCCTGGTGAAAGCTCCTATGAAGCAACACAATACCAAAGCATTGAGACAATGGTTCCTATAGCAGCATATGGGACAGGCGCCGCCCACTCCGAGCCTGCGCCTTCTGCATATGAGAACACTGCGCATACATATGATGGAGGTTACTCTGAGGAGGCCTGTCATCGCACACAGGCACTGTGCGCGCACCCTGGACATGCGCTCAACCAGAGCTTGCCGACCATCTCATCTCAACCTCACCACTTGCTCGCAGCTCTCCCTGAACATATGAGCTTGTCAGGTACCAGTCAAGGGCACAGAAGGCCCAATAGCAGCCTTCCTCATGTTCCAGGGGGTCGGTGCATGATGTGGACTGTACATGGAAATAGTTCACATGCTTGTTCGGCTGACGATCTGGAGTCAGACTCTGGTTTGTCTCTGGGCTCCAGTCCACCTTTAGCTTCACCCGAAAATCCTCCTGCTGGGGTACCGGGTTACAGAAGTGTTGACATGGCCATTTCACGTGCTGAACCAGAATGCACGGCTGGACACAATAAAGGAGCCCACATCAACTACCTGACAGACTACCACAGTCTGTCtgactcatatttacacttaGGGGAACAGCCTTATTTCACAGCTCAGCAACATTTAAGCCATTCTCAACCTAATGCTTTGATCCTTCAAACTGTGAAACATGAGTCTTTAGGGGACCTTTACAACTCTGTACCGCCCAGTAGTGGGAGATGGCAACACAACGTGCATACAAAACCTCCAGGAAGCCTACAGACACCACCAGCGAGCAGGGATGAGAGGCGAGCCATGGCGTTGAAGATCCCCTTCCCCATAGAGAAGATAATAAACCTGCCAGTGGAGGATTTCAATGAGCTACTGACGCAGTGCACCCTGACTGATGCCCAACTTGCACTAATAAAGGACATCAGGCGAAGGGGCAAGAACAAAGTGGCAGCTCAAAACTGCCGCAAGCGCAAACTGGACAGCATAAATCACCTTGAACAAGAGCTGGGTCAACTGCAGGCCCAGAGGGAGAACCTGGTGCAGGAGAAGTTAGAGTTCCAGCACAGCTTGGCTTACATTAAGCACCACCTTACAGACCTGTATGCTGAAGTATTCTCTCACCTGAGAGACGAAACCGGAAAACCATATTCAATAGACGAGTACTACTTACAGCAGACTCCAGATGGCAAAATATATTTAGTGCCTCAAACAGTGCAGAAGAGAGAACAATGCTGA
- the cbx5 gene encoding chromobox protein homolog 5 — MGKKSREEDSSSSDEEEYVVEKVLDRRVVKGRVEFFLKWKGYSDKHNTWEPEKNLDCPELISEFMKTYKKSGSSTSSSGGSKSSTAPPGRAKDSTSSKKRGSDDDEEGGSKPKKKKEEEILVARGFEKGLEPEKIIGATDSCGDLMFLMKWKDSDEADLVLAKDANHKCPQIVIAFYEERLTWHEDSDKKEKDAVSA; from the exons ATGGGCAAAAAGTCTCGCGAAGAGGACTCCTCATCATCGGATGAAGAAGAGTATGTTGTGGAGAAGGTGCTGGACAGGAGGGTGGTGAAAGGCAGGGTTGAGTTTTTTCTCAAGTGGAAAGGATATTCAGA CAAGCACAACACATGGGAACCAGAGAAGAACCTGGACTGCCCAGAGCTTATTTCTGAGTTTATGAAGACCTACAAGAAAAGTGGGAGCTCTACTTCAAGTAGTGGAGGCAGCAAGTCAAGCACAGCTCCCCCAGGACGCGCAAAAGACTCCACTAGCTCAAAGAAGAGAGGCTCTGATGACGACGAGGAGGGTGGAAGCAAacctaaaaagaaaaaggag GAGGAAATTCTAGTGGCCCGTGGCTTTGAGAAAGGCCTTGAACCAGAGAAAATCATTGGTGCAACTGACTCGTGTGGTGATTTGATGTTCCTAATGAAGTG GAAAGACTCTGATGAGGCTGACCTTGTGCTTGCCAAGGACGCCAATCACAAGTGCCCGCAGATCGTCATAGCCTTCTACGAGGAACGCCTCACCTGGCATGAAGACAGCGATAAGAAGGAGAAGGACGCTGTCAGCGCGTGA
- the LOC129183107 gene encoding heterogeneous nuclear ribonucleoprotein A1-like translates to MSKDIPREPEQLRKLFIGGLSFETTDESLRAHFEQWGSLTDCVVMRDPGSKRSRGFGFVTYSSVQEVDSAMGARPHKVDGRVVEPKRAVSREDSNRPGAHVTVKKIFVGGIKEDTEESHLRDYFQEFGKIEVIEIMNDRNTGKKRGFAFVTFDDHDSVDRIVIQKYHTINSHNCEVRKALPRQDMQSGMGMRGGFSGGRSGGGRPYDYDRGFNQGGRGRYGDSHYNCNGGDGGYGGGPGGYNNGGSRGYNQGYSQGGGGGGGYGGNGYDSNGYGNCGGGGGGGNYNMGHYDSQSSNFGPMKNNFGGGGGGGGGGRSYGGYGGSSNSGYGRQGRF, encoded by the exons ATGTCTAAAGAT ATTCCCCGTGAGCCAGAGCAGCTTCGCAAGCTGTTCATTGGAGGATTGAGCTTTGAGACCACAGACGAGAGTTTGCGGGCCCATTTCGAGCAATGGGGTAGTCTTACAGATTGTGTG GTGATGAGAGACCCCGGCAGCAAGAGATCCAGGGGTTTTGGCTTTGTCACTTACTCATCAGTACAGGAGGTTGATTCTGCCATGGGTGCCCGTCCCCACAAGGTTGATGGAAGAGTGGTTGAACCCAAGCGAGCAGTCTCTAGAGAG GATTCCAACCGACCAGGTGCTCATGTAACTGTGAAGAAAATATTTGTCGGGGGTATTAAAGAGGACACGGAGGAATCGCATCTACGCGATTACTTCCAGGAGTTTGGAAAAATTGAGGTCATTGAAATAATGAATGATCGCAACACTGGCAAGAAGAGGGGAtttgcttttgtgacctttGATGACCACGACTCAGTCGACAGGATTGTCA TCCAGAAATATCACACAATTAATTCACACAACTGTGAAGTAAGAAAGGCCCTCCCAAGACAGGATATGCAGTCAGGAATGGGTATGAGAGGAG GATTTTCAGGTGGTCGGAGTGGTGGAGGCAGGCCCTATGACTATGACAGAGGTTTCAACCAGG GCGGCAGGGGCCGATATGGAGACAGCCATTACAACTGCAATGGAGGTGATGGTG gtTATGGAGGTGGTCCTGGTGGATACAACAATGGAGGTAGCCGTGGCTATAACCAGGGCTACAGCcagggtgggggtggcggtggtggCTATGGTGGAAATGGCTATGACAGCAACGGTTATG GCAACTGCGGTGGAGGCGGCGGTGGTGGAAACTACAACATGGGCCACTACGACTCGCAGTCCTCTAACTTCGGTCCAATGAAGAACAactttggtggtggtggtggtggtggtggtggtggcaggAGCTATG GTGGCTATGGAGGAAGCTCAAACAGTGGATATGGACGTCAAGGGCGGTTTTGA